In Primulina huaijiensis isolate GDHJ02 chromosome 6, ASM1229523v2, whole genome shotgun sequence, a single window of DNA contains:
- the LOC140978848 gene encoding uncharacterized protein: MRTHNLLLLVILFLTLCKTLTSLKEITSYLSTKTYDVRIINGFTSNSSMPLVVWCASQEGDDMGGRALQEREDYGWSIDAGLFSRPSRFVCTVKWGWRRKKFQAFWLSRDKYRCGVRRRCFWLVKEDGIYFVKNNDNGGNWTRDFSWL; this comes from the coding sequence atgAGAACCCACAATCTTCTACTACTCGTTATCCTTTTTCTTACATTATGCAAAACATTAACCTCACTCAAAGAAATCACATCCTACTTGAGCACCAAAACCTATGATGTTCGTATAATCAATGGCTTCACTAGTAACTCTTCAATGCCGTTAGTCGTGTGGTGTGCGTCTCAAGAAGGGGATGACATGGGGGGCCGAGCACTCCAAGAACGCGAAGACTACGGTTGGAGCATCGACGCGGGATTATTTTCAAGACCGTCTCGATTCGTTTGCACCGTAAAATGGGGTTGGAGAAGAAAGAAATTCCAGGCATTTTGGCTAAGCCGAGACAAATATAGATGTGGTGTTCGTAGAAGATGTTTTTGGCTTGTGAAAGAAGATGGGATTTATTTTGTGAAGAACAATGATAATGGAGGGAACTGGACAAGAGATTTCTCATGGTTGTGA
- the LOC140979317 gene encoding GATA transcription factor 1-like, giving the protein MELLNGFEEALMIDDNFLFNFTDSSSTFNYGVFDSSSTAFGPATQNDSFPDPVEDLEWLMDKDAFPTLESCFGVLSDDSDFMPMPNHLSPISVLDTIKTNGDGYNNLNVPINHPKGIRSNKRRRRTAGYGVLPSQHCLWSNHSSAPVSQESGLLGRRCQHCLVDKTPQWRAGPMGPKTLCNACGVRYKSGRLHPEYRPACSPTFSSLVHSNSHKKVLEMRMKKRGD; this is encoded by the exons ATGGAGCTTTTGAACGGATTCGAAGAGGCTTTAATGATTGACGACaactttctttttaattttactgACAGCAGCTCTACCTTCAACTATGGGGTTTTTGATTCTTCGTCGACAGCGTTTGGACCTGCAACTCAGAACGATTCATTTCCT GATCCTGTGGAGGATTTGGAATGGTTGATGGACAAAGACGCCTTCCCGACGTTGGAGAGTTGCTTCGGGGTGTTATCCGACGACTCAGACTTCATGCCAATGCCAAACCACTTAAGCCCTATATCCGTGCTCGACACCATCAAAACCAATGGTGACGGCTATAACAATCTCAACGTGCCCATTAACCATCCAAAGGGCATCCGGAGCAACAAAAGACGTAGACGAACCGCGGGCTATGGTGTTCTGCCAAGCCAGCATTGCCTGTGGTCGAACCACTCAAGTGCCCCGGTCAGTCAGGAGTCGGGGCTTTTGGGAAGGAGGTGCCAACATTGCTTAGTCGACAAGACACCACAATGGCGGGCAGGTCCTATGGGTCCAAAGACATTGTGCAATGCCTGTGGCGTTCGGTACAAGTCGGGTCGACTGCATCCCGAGTATCGACCTGCTTGTAGCCCTACATTTTCGAGTCTTGTGCATTCGAATTCTCATAAGAAGGTGCTGGAGATGAGGATGAAGAAGCGGGGGGATTGA
- the LOC140978509 gene encoding inosine triphosphate pyrophosphatase, protein MAAAGAGRAVVLSQPVTFVTGNLKKLEEVREILGNSIPFRSLRLELPELQGEPEEISKEKARLAAKEVNGPVLVEDTCLCFNALKGLPGPYIKWFLQKTGHEGLNNLLMAYDDKSAYALCVFSLALGPYADPITFSGETWGKIVPQRGPNDFGWDPIFQPDGYDQTYAEMPKEEKNKISHRSRALALVKSHFAEAGYIFQTEPSS, encoded by the exons ATGGCGGCGGCGGGTGCTGGGAGGGCCGTTGTGCTGTCACAGCCGGTGACTTTTGTGACGGGAAACTTGAAAAAGCTTGAAGAAGTCCGTGAAATCCTCGGCAACTCTATTCCGTTTCGTTCCCTCAGACTcgaat TGCCAGAACTGCAAGGTGAACCTGAAGAGATTTCAAAAGAGAAGGCTCGATTAGCCGCTAAAGAG GTAAATGGACCTGTGCTGGTGGAGGACACATGTCTTTGTTTCAATGCGCTCAAGGGATTACCAG GGCCATACAT CAAGTGGTTTCTGCAGAAGACTGGTCATGAAG GtctaaataatttattgatgGCATATGATGATAAATCAGCATATGCTCTTTGTGTATTCTCTCTAGCTCTTGGACCATATGCAGATCCAATTACTTTTTCAGGGGAAACTTGG GGAAAGATAGTTCCTCAGAGAGGACCGAATGACTTTGGATGGGATCCAATCTTTCAACCCGATGGATATGATCAGAC GTATGCTGAAATGCCGAAGGAAGAGAAAAACAAGATTTCTCACCGTTCCAGGGCGCTTGCACTGGTGAAATCACACTTCGCAGAAGCTGGATATATTTTTCAGACTGAACCAAGTTCTTAG
- the LOC140978508 gene encoding probable voltage-gated potassium channel subunit beta isoform X2, whose product MKIPDQAMQYNKLGKSGLKVSQLSYGAWVTFGNQLDVKEAKSILQCCRDHGVNFFDNAEVYANGRAEEIMGQAIKELGWKRTDLVISTKIFWGGPGPNDKGLSRKHIVEGTKNSLKRLDMEYVDVLYCHRPDIGTPIEETVRAMNHVIDKGWAYYWGTSEWSAQQITEAWGVAERLDLVGPIVEQPEYNLLSRHKVESEYLPLYANYGLGLTTWSPLASGVLTGKYNSGNIPPDSRFALDNYKNLASRSLVDDVLRKVNGLKPIADELGVPLSQLAIAWCASNPNVSSVITGATKEAQIQENMKAINAIPLLTPAVVEKIEAIVQTKPKRPDSYR is encoded by the exons ATGAAAATCCCTGACCAGGCGATGCAGTACAATAAACTTGGCAAATCGGGCCTGAAGGTTTCCCAGCTCTCGTACGGCGCTTGGGTCACATTCGGCAATCAACTCGATGTAAAGGAAGCTAAATCTATACTCCAATGCTGCCGCGATCATGGAGTGAATTTCTTCGACAACGCCGAGGTTTATGCCAACGGCCGCGCGGAAGAGATCATGGGTCAGGCTATTAAGGAGCTTGGATGGAAGCGAACCGACCTCGTTATATCTACCAAGATTTTCTGGGGTGGGCCTGGACCTAATGACAAGGGCTTGTCGAGGAAGCATATAGTAGAGGGGACCAAGAACAGTTTGAAGAGGCTGGATATGGAGTATGTCGATGTGCTTTATTGCCATCGGCCAGATATCGGGACGCCAATTGAGGAGACTGTGAGAGCCATGAATCATGTCATTGACAAGGGGTGGGCGTATTATTGGGGAACCAGTGAATGGTCCGCTCAGCAGATTACTGAGGCTTGGGGTGTTGCTGAGCGGCTGGATCTTGTGGGTCCTATTGTTGAGCAGCCGGAGTATAATCTCTTATCCAGGCATAAG GTCGAGTCTGAGTATCTACCTTTGTACGCGAACTATGGTCTTGGTCTTACCACATGGAGCCCACTTGCATCTGGAGTTCTGACTGGAAAGTATAACTCCGGAAACATTCCACCTGATAGTAGGTTCGCCCTGGACAATTATAAG AATCTTGCCAGCAGATCATTGGTAGATGATGTTCTGAGAAAAGTGAATGGATTGAAGCCCATTGCAGATGAACTAGGAGTACCTTTATCTCAACTCGCAATCGCTTGGTGTGCTTCAAATCCCAACGTCTCTTCTGTCATCACCGGTGCCACCAAAGAGGCTCAG ATTCAAGAGAACATGAAGGCTATTAATGCCATACCTTTGCTCACACCAGCGGTAGTGGAGAAGATCGAGGCTATTGTTCAAACCAAGCCTAAGCGCCCAGATTCATACCGGTAG
- the LOC140978507 gene encoding purple acid phosphatase 23 gives MELRKILSISVVMIAEMVITSSSQRIPTTIEGPFQPTTRSFDPSLRRGSDDLPMDHPRLKRNVTSNFPEQIAIALSTPTSMWISWVTGDAQIGVNVTPIDPSGVASEVQYWKESSNDIRKASGVSVVYSQLYPFQGLWNYTSGIIHHVKIEGLEPETQYHYKCGDSSLGALSEEFVFETLPLPGSGKYPPRIAVVGDLGLTMNSTTTIDHLITNDPTIILMVGDLTYANQYLTTGGNGTSCYSCAFPNAPIRETYQPRWDAWGRFMQPMTSRIPLMVIEGNHEIEPQISNITFQAYLTRFSVPSNESGSGTNFYYSFDASGIHFIMLGAYVDYNQRSTQYVWLENDLKKVDRSKTPWLVAAWHPPWYNSYSSHYQEFECMRLQMEGLLYQNGVDIVFSGHVHAYERMNRVYNYTLDSCGPVYITIGDGGNIEKVDIDHADELGKCPSAQDNIPEIGGICHMNFSSGPAKGQFCWDTQPEWSAYRESSFGHGILEVVNSTYALWTWHRNQDIYKEDKHGDQIYIVRQPHLCFNTSNGNQIIPTPWPHFLLHRRSNSIIFLCFIYIFLLYIIQ, from the exons ATGGAACTccgtaaaatattatcaatttcAGTTGTGATGATTGCAGAAATGGTGATTACTTCATCGTCACAGCGTATACCCACAACAATAGAAGGCCCTTTTCAGCCCACAACTCGGAGTTTTGATCCATCGCTACGCCGTGGCAGTGATGACTTGCCGATGGATCATCCTAGGCTCAAGAGAAACGTGACATCAAATTTTCCAGAGCAGATTGCTATCGCTTTGTCGACTCCAACTTCAATGTGGATTTCTTGGGTCACCG GGGATGCTCAGATTGGAGTGAATGTTACCCCAATTGATCCATCAGGTGTGGCTAGTGAAGTGCAGTATTGGAAAGAAAGTAGCAACGATATCCGGAAGGCAAGTGGAGTTTCAGTGGTTTATAGTCAACTATATCCATTTCAAGGGCTATGGAATTACACCTCTGGGATTATACATCATGTAAAAATTGAGG GTCTTGAACCTGAAACGCAATACCATTACAAGTGTGGGGATAGTTCTTTAGGAGCTTTGAGTGAGGAGTTCGTGTTTGAAACATTACCATTGCCCGGCTCCGGCAAGTATCCTCCTCGAATAGCTGTAGTAGGAGATTTAGGCCTTACGATGAATTCTACGACCACCATTGATCATCTCATCACCAACGATCCTACGATTATTTTGATGGTTGGCGACCTAACTTATGCAAATCAGTATCTTACAACTGGAGGAAATGGTACTTCTTGCTACTCCTGTGCATTCCCCAATGCACCTATTAGAGAAACATATCAACCTCGTTGGGATGCATGGGGAAG GTTCATGCAACCCATGACATCAAGAATTCCACTGATGGTTATAGAAGGAAATCATGAAATAGAGCCTCAAATCTCCAACATTACATTCCAAGCATATTTGACAAGATTCTCTGTTCCTTCAAACGAGTCTGGTTCTGGCACCAACTTTTACTACTCATTTGATGCCTCTGGCATACATTTTATCATGTTGGGAGCCTATGTAGACTATAACCAAAGAA GTACTCAGTATGTTTGGCTTGAAAACGACCTCAAGAAAGTCGACCGAAGCAAAACTCCATGGCTGGTGGCGGCTTGGCATCCACCATGGTATAATAGCTATTCCTCACATTATCAAGAATTTGAATGCATGAGGCTTCAAATGGAAGGTCTTCTCTACCAGAATGGAGTCGATATTGTCTTCTCCGGTCAT GTGCATGCCTATGAACGGATGAATAGAGTGTACAACTACACATTGGATTCTTGTGGGCCTGTGTACATAACGATTGGAGATGGTGGTAATATCGAAAAAGTTGACATTGATCATGCGGATGAACTGGGCAAATGTCCGTCTGCTCAGGACAATATACCCGAAATTGGAGGTATATGCCATATGAACTTCTCGTCTGGCCCAGCAAAGGGTCAATTTTGCTGGGATACGCAGCCTGAGTGGAGTGCATACAGAGAGAGTAGTTTTGGGCATGGGATTCTTGAG GTGGTGAACTCGACATATGCACTATGGACATGGCATAGAAACCAAGATATTTACAAAGAAGACAAACATGGAGACCAAATTTACATCGTTAGACAGCCTCACTTATGTTTTAATACATCGAAT GGCAACCAaatcattccaactccatggcCACATTTCTTGCTTCATCGTCGCTCGAATTCGATAATCTTTTTatgtttcatatatatttttttgttgtatataaTTCAATGA
- the LOC140979443 gene encoding uncharacterized protein, with the protein MKTLKFLVTIICKYKTSTDDTSRENYVRLIGELLGIISSMKHLYSFEEMDGVISELQNLFISKPALSDRQLFLCKPNLACFMAGLGHMELADSEDCSRSLATWELFHVILRERHWAFVHLAITAFGYFAACTSCKQLWRFVPQDAALSFDVESGNEADEERFMSKLKEFLEKEMACQMIHPSSHHLAMFVKEGRMLKQIVQKNLQKLDSAVISCDMMEIDKERQPHKKRKFPDGICRGVELLQTGLKIMVDGISQWKRDGDEPSEARELFLLHFSRLEDVIAHLLSISGSE; encoded by the coding sequence ATGAAGACTTTGAAATTCCTTGTCACTATTATTTGCAAGTACAAAACTTCCACAGATGATACAAGCAGAGAGAATTATGTCCGGCTCATTGGCGAATTGCTAGGGATCATTTCTAGCATGAAACATCTATACTCGTTCGAAGAAATGGACGGAGTCATTTCAGAGCTTCAGAATCTCTTTATCTCAAAGCCAGCACTATCAGATAGACAACTTTTTCTATGCAAACCAAATCTAGCTTGTTTCATGGCCGGTCTTGGCCATATGGAATTAGCAGATAGTGAAGATTGCTCCAGAAGTTTAGCCACTTGGGAGCTTTTCCACGTGATATTGAGGGAACGTCACTGGGCGTTTGTTCATCTTGCAATCACGGCATTTGGGTATTTTGCAGCTTGTACTTCTTGCAAACAATTGTGGAGATTCGTGCCTCAAGATGCTGCCTTGTCCTTTGATGTGGAGTCTGGGAATGAAGCAGACGAGGAAAGGTTCATGTCCAAGTTAAAAGAATTCCTGGAGAAGGAAATGGCATGTCAGATGATACATCCAAGTTCTCATCATTTAGCTATGTTTGTCAAAGAAGGTCGAATGCTGAAACAGATTGTACAAAAAAATCTGCAGAAACTTGATTCAGCCGTTATTTCATGTGATATGATGGAAATTGATAAAGAGAGACAACCCCATAAGAAGAGAAAATTTCCTGATGGTATTTGCAGAGGAGTAGAATTGCTGCAGACTGGTTTAAAGATTATGGTTGACGGTATTTCTCAATGGAAACGGGATGGAGACGAACCGAGTGAAGCTCGTGAGTTGTTTTTGCTACATTTTTCTCGACTTGAAGATGTGATTGCACATTTGCTCAGCATATCTGGCAGTGAATGA
- the LOC140978508 gene encoding probable voltage-gated potassium channel subunit beta isoform X1 produces MKIPDQAMQYNKLGKSGLKVSQLSYGAWVTFGNQLDVKEAKSILQCCRDHGVNFFDNAEVYANGRAEEIMGQAIKELGWKRTDLVISTKIFWGGPGPNDKGLSRKHIVEGTKNSLKRLDMEYVDVLYCHRPDIGTPIEETVRAMNHVIDKGWAYYWGTSEWSAQQITEAWGVAERLDLVGPIVEQPEYNLLSRHKVESEYLPLYANYGLGLTTWSPLASGVLTGKYNSGNIPPDSRFALDNYKNLASRSLVDDVLRKVNGLKPIADELGVPLSQLAIAWCASNPNVSSVITGATKEAQIQENMKAINAIPLLTPAVVEKIEAIVQTKPKRPDSYRNV; encoded by the exons ATGAAAATCCCTGACCAGGCGATGCAGTACAATAAACTTGGCAAATCGGGCCTGAAGGTTTCCCAGCTCTCGTACGGCGCTTGGGTCACATTCGGCAATCAACTCGATGTAAAGGAAGCTAAATCTATACTCCAATGCTGCCGCGATCATGGAGTGAATTTCTTCGACAACGCCGAGGTTTATGCCAACGGCCGCGCGGAAGAGATCATGGGTCAGGCTATTAAGGAGCTTGGATGGAAGCGAACCGACCTCGTTATATCTACCAAGATTTTCTGGGGTGGGCCTGGACCTAATGACAAGGGCTTGTCGAGGAAGCATATAGTAGAGGGGACCAAGAACAGTTTGAAGAGGCTGGATATGGAGTATGTCGATGTGCTTTATTGCCATCGGCCAGATATCGGGACGCCAATTGAGGAGACTGTGAGAGCCATGAATCATGTCATTGACAAGGGGTGGGCGTATTATTGGGGAACCAGTGAATGGTCCGCTCAGCAGATTACTGAGGCTTGGGGTGTTGCTGAGCGGCTGGATCTTGTGGGTCCTATTGTTGAGCAGCCGGAGTATAATCTCTTATCCAGGCATAAG GTCGAGTCTGAGTATCTACCTTTGTACGCGAACTATGGTCTTGGTCTTACCACATGGAGCCCACTTGCATCTGGAGTTCTGACTGGAAAGTATAACTCCGGAAACATTCCACCTGATAGTAGGTTCGCCCTGGACAATTATAAG AATCTTGCCAGCAGATCATTGGTAGATGATGTTCTGAGAAAAGTGAATGGATTGAAGCCCATTGCAGATGAACTAGGAGTACCTTTATCTCAACTCGCAATCGCTTGGTGTGCTTCAAATCCCAACGTCTCTTCTGTCATCACCGGTGCCACCAAAGAGGCTCAG ATTCAAGAGAACATGAAGGCTATTAATGCCATACCTTTGCTCACACCAGCGGTAGTGGAGAAGATCGAGGCTATTGTTCAAACCAAGCCTAAGCGCCCAGATTCATACCG AAATGTATAA